From Sphingopyxis sp. USTB-05, the proteins below share one genomic window:
- the rplS gene encoding 50S ribosomal protein L19 has translation MNLIQTIEAEEIAKAAKTIPTFRPGDTLKVGVKVVEGERTRVQNFEGVCIARSNKGMGSNFTVRKMSFGEGVERVFPLYSPNIDSITVVRKGAVRRAKLYYLRGRTGKSARIAERREYRSEAGEG, from the coding sequence ATGAACCTCATCCAGACGATCGAAGCCGAAGAAATCGCCAAAGCGGCGAAGACCATTCCGACCTTCCGTCCCGGCGACACGCTGAAAGTCGGCGTGAAGGTGGTCGAAGGCGAACGCACCCGCGTCCAGAATTTCGAAGGCGTGTGCATCGCACGCTCGAACAAGGGCATGGGCTCCAACTTCACCGTGCGCAAAATGTCGTTCGGCGAAGGTGTCGAGCGCGTGTTCCCGCTCTATTCGCCCAACATCGACTCGATTACCGTCGTCCGTAAGGGCGCTGTCCGTCGTGCGAAGCTTTACTATCTGCGTGGACGCACTGGTAAATCGGCACGTATTGCGGAGCGCCGCGAATA
- the trmD gene encoding tRNA (guanosine(37)-N1)-methyltransferase TrmD, with amino-acid sequence MTFTAVPLTLYPDMFPGPLGHSMAGRALESGTWNCAPVQIRDFATDKHRTVDDTPAGGGAGMVLKADVLGAAVDHAVAAHPGLPILAMTPRGTPVTQARVRQLSAGPGAIILCGRFEGFDERIFAARDIEEVSMGDIILSGGEMGALLLLDACIRLLPGVMGASASGDDESFEQGLLEYPHYTRPVNWEGHDIPDVLRSGDHKKIASWRREQAEHDTRARRPDLWAAYVAARDGR; translated from the coding sequence ATGACCTTCACTGCCGTCCCCCTGACCCTCTACCCCGACATGTTCCCCGGCCCGCTGGGGCACAGTATGGCGGGGCGCGCGCTCGAAAGCGGGACGTGGAACTGCGCGCCGGTGCAGATCCGGGATTTCGCCACGGACAAGCATCGGACCGTCGACGACACGCCGGCGGGTGGCGGCGCGGGGATGGTGCTGAAGGCCGACGTGCTCGGCGCCGCGGTCGACCATGCCGTGGCGGCCCATCCGGGTCTGCCGATCCTGGCGATGACCCCGCGCGGGACGCCGGTCACGCAGGCGCGCGTGCGCCAGCTTTCGGCGGGTCCGGGCGCGATCATCCTGTGCGGCCGCTTCGAGGGTTTCGACGAACGCATCTTTGCCGCGCGCGATATCGAGGAAGTCTCGATGGGCGACATCATCCTGTCGGGGGGCGAGATGGGCGCGCTGTTGCTGCTCGATGCCTGCATCCGGCTGCTTCCCGGCGTGATGGGCGCCTCGGCCAGCGGCGACGATGAATCGTTCGAGCAGGGGCTGCTCGAATATCCGCACTACACAAGGCCGGTGAACTGGGAGGGGCATGACATTCCCGACGTGCTGCGTTCGGGCGATCACAAGAAGATTGCGAGCTGGCGCCGCGAACAGGCCGAGCACGATACGCGGGCGCGGCGCCCCGACCTGTGGGCGGCCTATGTCGCCGCGCGCGACGGGCGATAG
- a CDS encoding sulfatase-like hydrolase/transferase, which translates to MLHMNAIKPLASRAFAPADGVGLTAFLNWALCWLVLPNLPFLPITIMGGPMRAGEIMLCGAVGFVACWFGYWFRVAAFFGLLLYLTLVFIASMFNMDISVILSVIALVLDLRPAASPEYMVGAGLLIAVLGFAARQLRRQQNLRGLQWMIAAAALTYTLAQADYIRAREGSTAYNRLAPADAPFTSATRQTDFLKLADGKRNVMIVVVEAMGLPTEATLRDRLDAIWTRPELAERFAISQGSTTFYNSTTKGEIRELCQRWGDYKEIVARDPDCLPATLARRGYATHAYHGFSPKFFDRDRWYPLIGFEGMSFRDQIEAQGAGHCPNVFPGACDRDIPRLIGRDLAAAKEPQFIYWLTLNSHLPVVANAELRTENCRQLGPVLDGDYPQVCRLFAVWDDTAAALADMASRPDFPPTDILIVGDHMPPFTQQKSRLMFDSAKVPWVLLRYRPSRAAT; encoded by the coding sequence ATGCTGCACATGAATGCCATAAAGCCGCTCGCGAGCCGCGCTTTTGCGCCCGCCGACGGTGTGGGGCTGACGGCGTTCCTCAACTGGGCGCTGTGCTGGCTGGTGCTGCCCAACCTTCCCTTCCTGCCGATCACGATCATGGGCGGGCCGATGCGCGCGGGCGAGATCATGCTCTGCGGCGCGGTCGGCTTCGTGGCCTGCTGGTTCGGCTACTGGTTTCGCGTCGCCGCCTTTTTCGGCCTTCTCCTCTATCTGACGCTCGTTTTCATCGCGAGCATGTTCAACATGGACATCAGCGTGATCCTGTCGGTCATCGCATTGGTGCTCGATCTGCGCCCCGCCGCTTCGCCCGAATATATGGTCGGGGCCGGCCTGTTGATCGCGGTTCTCGGCTTTGCTGCGCGGCAGCTTCGCAGACAGCAGAATTTGCGCGGGCTGCAATGGATGATCGCCGCTGCCGCGCTCACCTATACGCTGGCGCAGGCCGACTATATCCGGGCGCGCGAGGGGTCGACCGCCTATAACCGGCTGGCGCCCGCCGATGCCCCCTTCACCTCGGCGACGCGCCAGACCGATTTCCTGAAGCTCGCGGACGGCAAGCGGAACGTGATGATCGTCGTCGTCGAGGCGATGGGACTGCCGACCGAGGCGACGCTGCGCGACCGGCTCGACGCGATCTGGACGCGCCCCGAACTCGCCGAACGCTTCGCGATTAGCCAGGGCAGCACGACCTTCTATAACTCGACGACCAAGGGCGAGATTCGCGAGCTGTGTCAGCGCTGGGGCGATTATAAGGAGATCGTCGCGCGCGACCCCGATTGCCTGCCCGCGACCCTTGCGCGGCGCGGCTATGCCACGCACGCCTATCACGGCTTTTCGCCGAAATTCTTCGACCGCGATCGCTGGTATCCGCTGATCGGGTTCGAGGGGATGAGCTTCCGCGACCAAATCGAGGCGCAGGGCGCGGGGCATTGCCCCAATGTCTTTCCCGGCGCATGCGATCGCGACATACCGCGGCTGATCGGGCGCGACCTGGCCGCGGCGAAAGAGCCGCAGTTCATCTACTGGCTGACGCTCAATTCGCACCTGCCGGTGGTCGCCAATGCGGAGCTGCGTACCGAGAATTGCCGCCAGCTAGGCCCCGTGCTCGACGGCGATTATCCGCAGGTCTGCCGCCTCTTCGCCGTCTGGGACGACACGGCAGCGGCGCTCGCCGACATGGCGAGCCGCCCCGATTTCCCGCCGACCGACATATTGATCGTCGGCGATCATATGCCGCCGTTCACCCAGCAAAAGAGCCGGTTGATGTTCGACAGCGCGAAGGTGCCGTGGGTGCTGCTGCGCTATCGCCCGTCGCGCGCGGCGACATAG
- a CDS encoding LysR substrate-binding domain-containing protein, with amino-acid sequence MSRLPPLSAVRTFEAAGRLQNFSRAAEELGLTQAAVSYQIRQLEDRLGRALFVREKGRVRLSETGQRLLPAISNAFATMGDAFAALGSDEADVLTINAATSFGGTWLSARIGSFQLQYPELAVRMAMSNDLIDFDASNVDVAIRIGKGAWPGLRSDFLMRQYLAPIASPAFIAEHDINEPADLLRVQRLAPNDSWWAEWFALAGVATPPVLSRRGIELDSQLQEASAVQAGFGVAMMTPLYWQGELASGRMVQPFDTFYVSKGSGMWLVHRDNRIGVRKIERFREWLHAEIEKDRHLLPDAVWEPPL; translated from the coding sequence ATGTCCCGACTGCCGCCCCTTTCCGCCGTGCGCACCTTCGAAGCCGCCGGTCGTTTGCAGAATTTCTCGCGCGCTGCCGAAGAGCTGGGACTGACGCAAGCTGCAGTCAGTTATCAAATCCGCCAATTGGAGGATCGGCTCGGCCGCGCGCTGTTCGTGCGTGAGAAAGGGCGCGTGCGCCTTTCCGAAACGGGCCAGCGGCTGCTGCCCGCGATCAGCAACGCCTTTGCCACCATGGGGGACGCCTTTGCCGCGCTCGGCAGCGACGAGGCCGACGTGCTGACGATCAATGCCGCGACCAGCTTTGGCGGCACCTGGCTCAGCGCGCGTATCGGCAGCTTCCAGCTCCAATATCCCGAACTCGCGGTGCGCATGGCGATGAGCAATGATCTGATCGATTTCGACGCCTCGAACGTCGATGTCGCGATCCGCATCGGCAAGGGCGCGTGGCCGGGGCTGCGCAGCGATTTCCTGATGCGCCAATATCTCGCGCCGATCGCCTCGCCCGCTTTCATCGCCGAGCACGACATAAACGAGCCCGCCGACCTGCTCCGCGTCCAGCGCCTTGCGCCGAACGATAGCTGGTGGGCCGAATGGTTCGCGCTGGCCGGGGTCGCGACACCGCCGGTGCTCTCACGTCGCGGGATCGAACTCGACAGCCAGTTGCAGGAGGCGAGCGCGGTGCAAGCGGGATTCGGCGTCGCGATGATGACCCCGCTCTATTGGCAGGGCGAATTGGCGAGCGGCCGCATGGTCCAGCCCTTTGACACATTCTATGTATCGAAGGGCTCGGGCATGTGGCTCGTCCACCGCGACAACCGCATCGGAGTGCGCAAGATCGAACGCTTCCGCGAATGGCTGCACGCCGAAATCGAGAAAGATCGCCACCTGCTGCCCGACGCGGTATGGGAGCCGCCGTTATGA